Genomic window (Planococcus sp. MSAK28401):
GGTTGAAACTCAAAAAAAGCACGCGCTTTATGGCAAACGTGTAAAATACTCTAAGAAATTCAAGACTCATGATGAGAACAACGAAGCGAAAATGGGCGACATCGTTCGCATCATGGAAACTCGTCCACTATCAGCTACAAAACGTTTCCGTTTAGTGGAAGTCGTCGAAAAAGCTGTCATCATCTAATTTAAATAAGTTCGGAATCCTAAAAGTTCCGGAGGGAGGTTACCTAAGTGATCCAA
Coding sequences:
- the rpsQ gene encoding 30S ribosomal protein S17 produces the protein MSERNQRKVYTGRVVSDKMDKTVTVMVETQKKHALYGKRVKYSKKFKTHDENNEAKMGDIVRIMETRPLSATKRFRLVEVVEKAVII